Within the Leptospira johnsonii genome, the region TCGGAGCAGAAAATATCCGAAAGATCGTTCTGCAAGGAAATTTGCATTCTAACGCGGTACTAGCTGGTTGCCTATTCTTTCAATGGGCTAAGATACCTACAAAAGTTTTCGGATATTCTAGAGATATAAATCTAAAAAGCCCTGCTTCTATTTTGGTTAGGCGATTCTCCGAATCTGAAATATTTGAAACCAGAGTAAATTGGCTTAAAAAAAGGGAAAGTATTGCTGGGAATTTAAAACCGGTAATGTTACTAAGCAGTCCTGAAATTTCCTTAGATGATTATGTTTTATTTGAATCTACTAAAGAGAAGGGAATTTTTTATCTTCCGGAATATCTTTTTTGTTCTGAATCTTTTTCCGGCTTGGATTTGCTTTGGAAGGAAACTACTTATTCAGAATTTGATTCTATTTTTTTAGATTTAGGCACTGGGCTTACCTGGTTATCCGCATTAAAACATTATTCTATTTTACCTCCCGTATATGGATTAAGTTTGGGTTTAAAATTACCGAAGTTGAGATCCTGGTTAGAAGAAAGGATCCAGAACTTATCTTTTTCACTTAAGCCTTCCTGGAAGAATATTTTCGATGCAAGGGAGATCGATCCGAAAAATTCCTATAAGTTTGGAGAAATGGACCGGTTCTGGGAAGAATTAAGTAAAAACTATTTTAAAAGATCGGGAATTTACTTTGAGCCTGTATATTCTGCGAAGTCTATCCGGATCTTGGAACTATTGATCCAA harbors:
- a CDS encoding 1-aminocyclopropane-1-carboxylate deaminase, which translates into the protein MEDPRILPFQTPIQYFGKMGNSDLYIKREDRIFFSQGTKIRKLWGIYNSLVEKVGAENIRKIVLQGNLHSNAVLAGCLFFQWAKIPTKVFGYSRDINLKSPASILVRRFSESEIFETRVNWLKKRESIAGNLKPVMLLSSPEISLDDYVLFESTKEKGIFYLPEYLFCSESFSGLDLLWKETTYSEFDSIFLDLGTGLTWLSALKHYSILPPVYGLSLGLKLPKLRSWLEERIQNLSFSLKPSWKNIFDAREIDPKNSYKFGEMDRFWEELSKNYFKRSGIYFEPVYSAKSIRILELLIQKEILKGKILYIHQGGILQSFTGI